The Nitrospirota bacterium genome includes a region encoding these proteins:
- a CDS encoding nucleotidyltransferase domain-containing protein, producing MGIKERWHKTKPLPPDIMERIDMLPSLFNEKGVMLAYLFGSLLHTQGNDVDIALLYEGDFDDIRREIHKKLGTSRVDIVNLKAAPVLISFEVISTGKMLFSQNEDTENLFEMKIIKQYQDFGPVRNKQLIRLKENLGIGI from the coding sequence ATGGGAATAAAAGAACGCTGGCACAAGACTAAACCGCTTCCACCTGACATCATGGAAAGGATAGATATGCTGCCTTCCCTTTTTAATGAAAAAGGGGTCATGCTTGCCTATCTTTTCGGCTCACTGTTACATACTCAAGGGAATGATGTTGATATTGCCCTCTTATATGAAGGAGACTTTGATGATATCCGGAGAGAGATTCATAAAAAGCTTGGTACTTCGAGGGTTGATATTGTAAATCTAAAGGCTGCTCCTGTTCTCATTTCTTTTGAGGTGATTAGCACTGGGAAAATGCTTTTCAGTCAAAATGAAGATACTGAAAATCTGTTTGAGATGAAGATAATAAAACAATATCAGGACTTCGGCCCGGTAAGAAATAAGCAGCTAATCCGTTTAAAGGAAAATCTGGGCATTGGTATTTAA